A region from the Colwellia sp. PAMC 21821 genome encodes:
- a CDS encoding response regulator transcription factor, with product MFGLNAGVVAENSTRKVLLIEDDRMVSNLIKSFLEKSNFIVKQVFRGDLAKQAILEHKPDLVILDIGLPDLDGFQVCHELREIYDEPIIVLTARKTDADEINAFHFGADDFISKPVSPRVLKVRVEAMLRRKPMKEERPLHVIKSGNITLYPQAHKCEIDGNTIRLSSFEFLLLAFLIQNAGQVMTREVIYTTLLNRKYNGAERTVDVRISKLREKLVKEGMTQVSIDTVWGKGYTLSESAA from the coding sequence ATGTTTGGTTTAAATGCAGGTGTCGTTGCTGAAAACAGTACCAGAAAAGTACTATTAATCGAAGATGACCGTATGGTGTCTAATTTAATTAAATCATTTTTGGAGAAGTCTAACTTTATCGTTAAGCAGGTTTTTCGTGGGGATTTAGCAAAACAAGCGATTCTCGAACATAAACCAGACTTAGTGATTTTAGATATTGGCTTACCTGATTTAGATGGCTTTCAAGTTTGTCATGAATTACGAGAAATATATGATGAACCTATCATCGTATTAACCGCCCGAAAAACTGACGCAGATGAAATTAATGCTTTTCACTTTGGCGCAGATGACTTCATTAGCAAACCTGTTTCACCGCGAGTGCTGAAAGTACGAGTTGAGGCGATGTTACGCCGAAAACCAATGAAAGAAGAGCGCCCTTTACATGTGATTAAGTCAGGAAATATAACCTTATATCCACAAGCACATAAATGTGAAATTGATGGAAATACCATTCGGTTAAGTTCTTTTGAATTCCTATTACTGGCTTTTTTAATCCAAAATGCTGGACAGGTGATGACGCGCGAGGTTATTTATACCACTTTACTGAACCGTAAATACAATGGTGCTGAACGTACAGTCGATGTGCGGATTTCCAAGTTACGCGAAAAATTAGTCAAAGAGGGAATGACACAAGTCAGCATTGATACTGTTTGGGGTAAAGGCTACACATTAAGTGAATCAGCAGCGTAA
- a CDS encoding acyl-CoA dehydrogenase C-terminal domain-containing protein, with protein sequence MADYQVPLKDMSFLLYDVFNADKLWQSLPTLAERVDRDTAEAILQGCAKIAEQEIAPLSRNGDETGVTFDAGNVTTAPGYKEAFKTYAEGGWTSLGGDPDFGGMGMPKMLTAFHEEMLCSADISFSLYPGLTAGAGLSLAKHGSEALKTRYLTRMYAGDWAASMCLTEAHAGTDLGMIRTKAVPQADDSYLVSGTKIFITAGEHDLTENIVHLVLAKLPDAPDGPRGISLFLVPKFHVNDDETIGEQNNVSCGSIEHKMGIHASATCVMNFDGAKGYLVGELNKGLACMFTMMNFERIGVGIQGLGAAERSYQNALEYAKDRIQGRSLSGVKSPDAQADSLLVHGDVRRMLLNMKALNEGSRALSTYIAMQLDIATYGTGEAQAKADQLVALMTPIAKAFFTDLGFENTVAGQQVFGGHGYVREWGQEQLVRDTRISQIYEGTNGIQAMDLLARKVAGSKGKLVLVFLEEVRAYIQESKNDAMQEFIQPLANATDELADLTEHLLLAAQASPEELGCAANDYLHVFGYTAMAYVWAKMAEVSLAASDDKSFHESKVRTARYFFSRLLPRCQSLITSAKSGQSAVFDIAEELF encoded by the coding sequence ATGGCTGATTATCAAGTGCCTTTGAAAGATATGAGTTTTTTGTTATATGACGTATTTAATGCCGATAAATTATGGCAGTCATTACCAACGTTAGCTGAACGGGTAGACAGAGATACCGCTGAAGCTATTTTGCAAGGTTGTGCGAAAATAGCTGAACAAGAAATAGCACCATTATCACGAAATGGTGATGAAACAGGTGTCACTTTTGACGCCGGTAACGTAACCACAGCACCCGGTTATAAAGAAGCCTTTAAAACTTATGCTGAAGGTGGCTGGACGTCATTGGGCGGAGACCCTGACTTTGGCGGCATGGGTATGCCTAAAATGTTAACTGCATTTCATGAAGAAATGTTATGTTCGGCTGATATTTCATTCTCACTTTATCCAGGCTTAACTGCTGGCGCAGGCTTGTCGTTAGCGAAGCATGGTAGTGAAGCGTTAAAGACCCGTTATTTAACGCGCATGTATGCTGGCGATTGGGCTGCAAGCATGTGTTTAACTGAAGCTCATGCTGGTACAGACCTTGGTATGATCAGAACGAAAGCGGTTCCACAAGCTGATGACAGTTACTTAGTCTCGGGGACAAAAATATTTATTACTGCCGGTGAGCATGACCTAACTGAAAATATTGTCCATTTAGTGTTAGCTAAATTACCCGATGCCCCTGATGGTCCGCGCGGAATTTCATTGTTTTTAGTGCCTAAGTTTCATGTTAATGATGATGAAACTATTGGTGAGCAAAACAACGTGAGTTGTGGCTCTATCGAACATAAAATGGGTATTCATGCTTCTGCGACCTGCGTGATGAATTTCGATGGTGCTAAAGGTTATTTAGTCGGCGAGCTTAATAAAGGCCTAGCTTGTATGTTCACTATGATGAATTTTGAACGCATTGGTGTTGGTATCCAAGGCTTAGGTGCAGCAGAGCGCTCGTATCAAAACGCTTTAGAGTATGCCAAAGACAGAATTCAAGGGCGTTCATTATCTGGCGTTAAGTCGCCTGATGCGCAAGCTGATTCATTGCTCGTACATGGCGATGTTCGTCGTATGTTATTAAACATGAAAGCCTTGAATGAAGGCTCACGTGCTCTTTCAACTTATATTGCTATGCAGTTAGATATTGCGACATACGGCACCGGTGAAGCACAAGCGAAAGCAGACCAACTTGTTGCCTTAATGACACCGATTGCTAAAGCGTTTTTTACCGATCTTGGCTTTGAAAATACGGTTGCTGGACAGCAAGTTTTTGGCGGTCATGGTTACGTGAGAGAGTGGGGGCAAGAGCAGTTGGTAAGAGATACCCGTATTTCACAAATTTATGAAGGTACTAACGGTATTCAAGCCATGGATTTGTTAGCGCGCAAGGTTGCTGGTAGTAAAGGCAAACTTGTATTAGTGTTTCTTGAAGAAGTGCGTGCTTACATCCAAGAAAGTAAAAACGACGCTATGCAAGAGTTTATTCAACCTCTGGCGAATGCCACAGATGAACTAGCCGACTTAACTGAGCACTTATTATTAGCGGCGCAAGCCTCTCCAGAAGAGCTTGGTTGTGCGGCGAATGACTATTTACATGTATTTGGTTATACCGCGATGGCTTATGTTTGGGCTAAAATGGCGGAAGTATCACTTGCAGCGAGCGATGATAAGAGTTTCCATGAAAGTAAAGTGCGTACAGCTCGTTACTTCTTTTCAAGATTGTTACCACGTTGTCAGTCATTAATTACGTCAGCGAAGTCTGGTCAGAGCGCGGTGTTTGATATAGCCGAGGAGCTTTTTTAA
- the rraB gene encoding ribonuclease E inhibitor RraB, whose protein sequence is MIDEELQEWKEHTEELIAMLVEDGTNEEVHHTIEHHFSSVDFDILEKAAITAFKSGFEIEEPEEAELETGEKVFAFDIITEQALDFDIIFDETKKMFELAKQCKVDYDGWGTYFEE, encoded by the coding sequence ATGATCGATGAAGAATTGCAAGAATGGAAAGAACATACGGAAGAATTAATCGCCATGCTAGTAGAAGATGGTACTAATGAAGAAGTTCACCATACTATTGAACATCACTTTTCTAGTGTCGATTTTGATATTCTAGAAAAGGCAGCCATTACAGCATTCAAAAGTGGCTTTGAAATTGAAGAGCCAGAAGAAGCTGAGTTAGAAACGGGTGAAAAGGTTTTTGCGTTCGATATTATTACTGAACAAGCTTTAGATTTTGATATTATTTTTGATGAAACAAAAAAAATGTTCGAATTGGCAAAACAGTGTAAAGTTGATTATGATGGTTGGGGCACATATTTCGAAGAATAA
- a CDS encoding ATP-binding protein yields MSEPSTILRLFTYQGFLVLAENSKEQLFQRYNKSVIMVFTSIMLLTFIITLYSYFLARDTHRNDKLAEMSRYSTQLNNKLNSTVETLTGIRDLAEYYLRFPEELSSKAPSLRQEGKYFYQNKNRQNLTTNNRIMSGNITGVGRIDAFNQSFVHELIMANALTPAFVTAQESIKEANWLYYISVRRFVNLYPWVPRNIWQYSDQSLTNGLMLKIKASKLKDEKFWSQPYVDSAGKGLNAALGMGVYLDNEIKGAVLIDINTAGFYNYLPNISDKDHGYIIVDKHSHVLLHKNVANFTLNANTAFSDAAPSQLNQFSYQTLLNLPPSAEIGDWVVQREQLPINNWILLEYHRKNSFYAVINQRFISILVGVFFGLLSLLVVIYYVTHRSFIAPSKKFISHIEYCSAGDPGKIQPSDEWRHWFKIVEDLFGDNRSLMQRLKDQNNELDLRVKEKTQALFYKSEQHQRDYALLRSVMDAIPDYILFNDQQGLLIGCNKAVEQLVSQKEADILGGKINDFIATDIGEKVAQSIGENPQGISSTAYHQTISTEQNTYEIYQAPFYGEQNESLGSIILIRDVTQQFEINQALQRAKNQAEEANQIKSQFLANMSHEIRTPINAIQGMFFLLQQSRLNKIQEQYLGNAQTASNTLLYLVNELLDSAKVESGNMSVHKEQIELESIVSQALNLNIAALVGKDLSLSVAIDSQVPLYIHTDTMRLVQVLSNLLNNAIKFTERGKVELTVALSNTAKNRLKANNIEVLFKVKDTGIGIEKSKQTDLFEAFKQVDESMTRVYGGTGLGLSICQHIAQLLGGEITIESDLGQGAEFTLALPLNIPLNITSDIALALPDNNADDSQYCEDFLSKFTTQFSTVAVFNSAVNIPDKLRENFTDITQPIIDISNFTALATVTDKSAKILFVDSSQYPQGFSDSELAIIKQEVSVLALCQPRASIIATQLLDQLNGSQVNYLLLEIPLYRDVIAKLANELTRVPASGTLINDNVTVDPLEIDAHRPKIMPSLFGLKILLVEDNLVNQLVAIKLLESMQAHVVVAQNGQEALDKLPLDNFDIILMDIQMPVMDGLTATQHIRAQQQYNKLPIIAMTAHAREEDRQQCIAAGMNLHIAKPISLNVLRDSILSQMSNT; encoded by the coding sequence ATGAGTGAGCCATCAACAATTTTACGTTTATTTACTTATCAGGGCTTCCTAGTGTTAGCAGAAAATTCAAAAGAACAACTTTTTCAACGCTACAATAAATCGGTAATTATGGTCTTTACAAGCATTATGCTACTGACCTTTATTATAACGCTTTATAGTTATTTTCTTGCCCGTGATACCCACCGTAACGATAAATTAGCGGAAATGAGTCGGTATAGTACCCAGCTAAATAATAAGCTCAATAGTACGGTTGAAACACTGACCGGTATTCGTGACTTAGCTGAATATTATTTACGTTTCCCTGAAGAATTATCCAGTAAAGCGCCGTCATTGCGACAAGAAGGTAAATACTTTTATCAGAATAAAAATCGTCAAAACTTAACGACGAATAATCGCATCATGAGCGGCAACATCACAGGTGTTGGCCGCATTGACGCTTTTAATCAATCATTTGTGCATGAGTTGATTATGGCAAATGCATTAACACCCGCATTTGTTACTGCACAGGAGTCGATTAAAGAAGCTAACTGGTTGTATTACATTTCAGTGCGTCGCTTTGTTAATTTATACCCTTGGGTACCCAGAAATATTTGGCAGTACAGTGATCAAAGCTTAACGAATGGTTTAATGCTGAAAATAAAAGCCTCAAAGCTTAAGGATGAAAAGTTTTGGTCCCAGCCTTATGTTGATTCTGCCGGCAAAGGTCTAAATGCGGCTTTGGGCATGGGCGTTTATTTAGATAATGAGATAAAAGGGGCGGTGCTGATTGATATTAATACGGCGGGCTTTTATAACTATTTACCTAATATAAGCGATAAAGATCATGGCTATATTATTGTTGATAAGCATAGCCATGTTTTGTTGCATAAAAATGTCGCCAATTTTACGCTAAATGCCAATACCGCTTTTAGCGATGCAGCGCCGTCACAATTAAATCAATTTAGTTATCAAACGCTATTAAACTTGCCGCCCAGTGCTGAAATTGGTGATTGGGTTGTGCAACGAGAGCAACTGCCGATTAATAATTGGATTCTACTTGAGTATCATCGAAAAAATAGTTTTTATGCGGTAATTAATCAGCGCTTTATCTCGATATTAGTGGGTGTTTTTTTCGGGCTGTTAAGTTTATTAGTGGTGATTTATTACGTGACACACCGCTCATTCATTGCGCCATCAAAAAAATTCATTAGTCATATTGAATATTGTTCAGCGGGCGACCCGGGTAAAATACAGCCATCTGATGAGTGGCGGCATTGGTTTAAAATTGTCGAAGATTTGTTTGGTGATAACCGCAGCTTAATGCAGCGCTTAAAAGATCAAAACAATGAGTTAGATCTAAGGGTGAAAGAAAAAACCCAAGCTCTATTCTATAAAAGTGAGCAACATCAGCGTGACTATGCCTTACTACGGTCAGTGATGGATGCTATTCCAGATTATATTCTATTTAATGACCAGCAAGGCCTTTTAATTGGTTGTAATAAAGCGGTTGAGCAACTTGTATCACAAAAAGAAGCTGATATTTTAGGTGGTAAAATTAATGATTTTATTGCAACCGATATCGGCGAGAAAGTCGCGCAGAGTATAGGTGAAAACCCACAAGGAATCTCATCTACAGCCTATCATCAAACTATTTCTACTGAACAGAATACCTATGAAATTTATCAAGCACCGTTTTATGGTGAACAGAATGAATCACTTGGCAGTATAATTTTAATTCGTGATGTTACGCAGCAATTCGAGATTAACCAAGCCCTGCAGCGAGCTAAAAATCAGGCCGAAGAAGCCAATCAAATTAAAAGCCAATTTTTAGCGAATATGAGTCATGAAATTCGCACGCCCATTAATGCCATTCAAGGTATGTTTTTTCTGTTACAACAAAGTAGGCTTAACAAAATTCAGGAACAATATTTGGGGAATGCACAAACAGCTTCGAATACATTGCTTTATTTAGTGAATGAATTACTGGATTCAGCAAAAGTAGAATCTGGCAATATGTCAGTGCATAAAGAACAGATAGAGCTGGAAAGCATTGTATCGCAGGCACTTAATTTAAATATTGCTGCACTCGTTGGGAAAGACTTAAGCTTAAGTGTCGCCATTGATAGCCAAGTACCTTTATATATTCATACTGACACCATGCGCTTAGTACAAGTGCTGAGTAATTTACTCAATAATGCGATTAAATTTACTGAGCGGGGTAAAGTTGAACTTACCGTGGCATTATCTAACACAGCTAAAAATCGCCTAAAAGCTAATAATATCGAGGTTTTATTTAAAGTTAAAGACACCGGTATAGGCATAGAAAAATCAAAACAAACAGACCTATTTGAAGCTTTTAAACAAGTCGATGAGTCGATGACTCGTGTTTATGGTGGTACAGGGCTTGGGCTATCAATATGCCAACATATTGCGCAATTACTAGGGGGCGAAATTACCATTGAGAGCGATTTAGGCCAAGGCGCAGAATTTACCTTAGCTTTACCTTTAAACATACCTTTAAACATAACTTCGGATATAGCTTTAGCGTTGCCAGATAATAACGCTGACGATAGCCAATATTGTGAAGATTTTTTATCTAAGTTTACAACGCAATTTTCGACAGTGGCTGTGTTTAACTCAGCGGTAAATATACCTGATAAATTACGAGAAAACTTTACCGATATTACTCAGCCTATTATTGATATTTCAAATTTTACAGCGCTAGCAACCGTTACTGATAAAAGCGCTAAAATACTATTTGTTGATAGTAGCCAGTACCCGCAAGGCTTTTCAGACAGTGAATTGGCGATAATAAAGCAAGAAGTTAGTGTGCTTGCGTTATGTCAGCCAAGGGCAAGCATTATTGCCACTCAACTACTTGATCAATTAAACGGCTCTCAGGTTAATTATTTATTACTTGAAATACCCTTGTATCGAGATGTTATTGCTAAGCTCGCTAATGAACTTACGCGGGTGCCAGCAAGCGGAACATTAATCAATGATAACGTGACGGTTGATCCGCTTGAGATTGATGCACATCGACCTAAAATAATGCCGAGTCTTTTTGGACTAAAAATATTGCTAGTTGAAGACAACCTAGTTAATCAACTGGTCGCCATTAAACTATTAGAATCTATGCAGGCGCATGTGGTTGTTGCACAAAATGGCCAAGAAGCGTTAGATAAGTTACCACTCGACAATTTTGATATTATTCTAATGGATATTCAAATGCCGGTCATGGATGGATTAACTGCAACCCAGCACATTCGTGCTCAACAGCAATATAATAAGTTACCCATTATTGCCATGACAGCACATGCGCGTGAAGAAGATAGGCAGCAATGTATAGCAGCCGGCATGAACTTACATATTGCTAAGCCCATTAGTTTGAATGTATTACGCGATAGTATTTTGTCGCAAATGAGCAATACCTAG
- a CDS encoding VacJ family lipoprotein: MEDKAIAPKVALPDNHEELGIMTAYDDPWEGFNRRIYYFNAKADTYFLLPIVDAYKKITPDVVETGLSNFFNNLGEISTFINSLLQFKLSVAGETFGRFLVNSTIGLAGVIDVATPVGFVEQDEDFGQTLGHWGVSSGPYLVLPLLGPSSLRDATGLAFDALADQQTLDVLGMKSEEELYLSLVNSIDARARLPFRYYASGSAFEYEYLKLLYKKYREIQVAR; the protein is encoded by the coding sequence TTGGAAGATAAGGCTATAGCGCCAAAAGTTGCCTTGCCGGATAATCACGAAGAATTGGGCATCATGACGGCCTATGACGATCCTTGGGAAGGGTTTAATCGTCGAATATATTATTTTAATGCTAAAGCCGATACCTATTTTTTATTACCGATAGTTGACGCCTATAAAAAAATAACCCCTGATGTTGTTGAAACTGGCTTGAGTAACTTTTTTAATAATTTAGGTGAAATATCGACTTTTATTAACTCGTTATTGCAGTTTAAGTTATCAGTGGCAGGTGAAACCTTTGGCCGCTTTCTTGTTAATTCGACTATAGGCTTAGCGGGGGTAATCGATGTTGCAACACCCGTAGGTTTTGTTGAGCAAGATGAAGATTTTGGCCAAACCCTTGGGCATTGGGGGGTTAGTTCAGGGCCTTATCTAGTTTTACCTTTGTTGGGTCCATCTTCACTGCGTGACGCGACAGGCTTAGCCTTTGATGCCTTAGCTGATCAACAGACTTTAGATGTTCTTGGTATGAAGTCTGAAGAGGAACTTTATCTTTCACTCGTCAACAGTATTGATGCGAGAGCCAGATTACCTTTTCGATATTACGCTTCAGGTTCAGCATTTGAATATGAATACTTGAAACTACTTTATAAAAAGTATCGTGAAATTCAGGTGGCTCGCTAA
- a CDS encoding 1-acylglycerol-3-phosphate O-acyltransferase, which produces MLAVIRVILMTLALVFISLCSILLCLIRPFHRDNVHHTAKYLGKVSKILGLEVEVRIPESTKNIGPVVYICNHQNSYDIFTVPAAVQPGTVSVGKKSLKWIPFFGQMYWLTGNILIDRKNKNKAMNTIDMTANKIREKKLSVWLFPEGTRSYGRGLLPFKTGAFRTAAKAEVPIIPVCASNTHKTIDLNRWDNGKMIIEFLPPVILSTEDKDKIRSITNKTRSDMLVKITQLSEETGHELPQVNDKNSQNKQTSESK; this is translated from the coding sequence TTGTTAGCTGTTATTCGCGTCATATTAATGACATTAGCTTTAGTTTTTATCTCTCTTTGTTCTATTTTATTATGTTTGATACGACCATTTCATCGCGACAACGTCCATCATACGGCTAAATACCTCGGCAAAGTATCAAAAATTTTGGGCTTAGAGGTAGAAGTGAGAATACCCGAGTCGACAAAAAATATTGGCCCCGTTGTCTACATTTGTAATCATCAAAATAGTTATGATATTTTTACTGTGCCCGCTGCAGTTCAGCCAGGCACCGTTAGTGTCGGTAAAAAAAGTTTAAAATGGATACCATTTTTTGGACAAATGTATTGGCTCACGGGTAATATTTTAATTGATCGTAAAAATAAAAATAAAGCCATGAACACCATTGATATGACCGCCAACAAAATTCGCGAAAAAAAGTTGTCAGTATGGTTGTTTCCAGAAGGGACGCGTAGCTATGGGCGTGGTTTATTACCTTTTAAAACGGGCGCATTTCGCACCGCCGCAAAAGCAGAGGTTCCCATTATTCCTGTTTGTGCAAGCAATACTCATAAAACTATCGACTTGAATCGCTGGGATAACGGAAAAATGATTATTGAATTCTTGCCGCCAGTAATTTTATCTACCGAAGATAAAGACAAGATTCGCAGCATAACCAATAAAACACGCAGTGATATGCTGGTTAAAATAACACAATTAAGCGAAGAAACTGGCCATGAACTGCCACAAGTAAATGACAAAAATTCACAAAATAAGCAAACAAGTGAGAGTAAGTAA
- a CDS encoding PhoH family protein, producing MTVNKIIYVLDTNILLHEPFAFLSFKEHDVVVPMTVLEELDSIKDRNKDVSRDARVAIRALEDTLVNASPEQVLSGVKLPQNDELHPSGCLSIFNDYALDESKVKLSFNENDNRIISTAIYLQAQNPKNKVVLVTKDINMRLKAKGAGLAFVEDYRTDQLIDDIQFLTKGYHQFTGDFWQHVKECESETQGRNTTHYIKRDLLPNSYINEYLIDEGEHFAGKITGGDDEKLSIVDLSRERLMAKQAWGIHPKNIYQGMAMDALLDPTIDLVILTGPAGCGKTLLALATALEQVIERGLYDKIIVTRSTPEIAESIGFLPGTEEEKMAPWLAAITDSLEVLHKQDENMNGSLDYIMDKANIQFKSVNFMRGRSIQNALVLLDECQNLTASQLKTIITRCGEGTKIVCSGNLAQIDSNYLTAVTSGLTYIVERFKDFPGSSNINLNGVVRSRLASFAEENL from the coding sequence ATGACAGTTAATAAAATTATTTATGTTTTAGATACCAATATATTATTACACGAACCCTTCGCCTTTCTCTCCTTCAAAGAACATGATGTTGTCGTACCGATGACGGTATTAGAAGAATTAGATTCTATTAAAGATCGCAACAAAGATGTGAGCCGTGATGCGCGAGTTGCCATCAGAGCGCTTGAAGATACATTAGTCAATGCATCACCAGAGCAAGTACTTTCCGGTGTTAAATTACCGCAAAACGATGAACTACACCCCAGTGGATGTTTATCCATTTTTAACGATTATGCCTTGGACGAAAGTAAAGTAAAGTTGTCGTTTAATGAAAATGATAATCGCATTATTAGTACGGCAATTTATTTACAAGCACAAAACCCAAAAAACAAAGTAGTGCTGGTTACAAAAGATATTAACATGCGCTTAAAGGCAAAAGGTGCAGGGCTTGCTTTTGTTGAAGACTACCGTACTGATCAGCTGATTGATGATATTCAATTTTTAACCAAAGGTTATCACCAATTTACCGGTGATTTCTGGCAGCACGTAAAAGAGTGCGAAAGTGAAACCCAAGGTCGTAATACCACCCACTACATTAAACGCGATTTACTGCCCAACAGTTATATCAATGAATACCTTATTGATGAAGGCGAACATTTTGCGGGTAAAATTACGGGCGGGGACGATGAAAAATTATCAATAGTCGATTTAAGTCGTGAACGCTTAATGGCAAAGCAAGCATGGGGCATTCATCCAAAAAACATTTATCAAGGCATGGCGATGGATGCTTTGCTTGATCCCACCATTGATTTAGTTATTCTCACCGGGCCTGCAGGCTGTGGTAAGACATTGCTTGCCTTGGCCACAGCGTTAGAACAAGTTATTGAACGCGGGCTATACGATAAAATTATTGTTACGCGCAGTACCCCTGAAATAGCAGAGTCAATTGGCTTTTTGCCCGGTACAGAAGAAGAAAAAATGGCGCCATGGTTAGCGGCAATCACTGATTCTTTAGAAGTACTGCATAAACAAGACGAAAATATGAACGGAAGCCTTGATTACATTATGGACAAAGCCAATATTCAGTTTAAGTCTGTGAACTTTATGCGTGGTCGAAGCATTCAAAATGCGCTGGTTTTACTTGATGAGTGCCAAAACTTAACGGCTTCGCAGTTGAAAACCATTATTACCCGCTGTGGCGAAGGTACTAAAATAGTTTGTTCAGGTAACTTAGCGCAAATTGACAGTAACTATTTAACCGCAGTCACCTCTGGCCTGACCTACATTGTAGAACGCTTTAAAGACTTTCCAGGCAGTAGTAATATCAATTTAAATGGCGTGGTTCGTAGTCGTTTAGCCTCTTTCGCGGAAGAAAACTTATAA